From Streptosporangium album, the proteins below share one genomic window:
- a CDS encoding MbtH family protein, producing the protein MNEAGTVTDSPYLVVRNDEEQYSIWPAGQSLPAGWHDTGFSGARQECLDHIETVWTDMRPLSLRQGG; encoded by the coding sequence ATGAACGAGGCAGGAACCGTGACCGACTCCCCCTACCTTGTCGTCCGCAACGACGAGGAGCAGTACTCGATCTGGCCCGCGGGGCAGTCCCTCCCCGCCGGATGGCATGACACGGGCTTCAGCGGAGCACGGCAGGAATGCCTGGACCACATCGAGACGGTATGGACTGACATGCGTCCGCTCAGCCTGCGCCAGGGGGGATGA